One region of Chryseobacterium sp. SORGH_AS_0447 genomic DNA includes:
- a CDS encoding efflux transporter outer membrane subunit: protein MKSILNIIKGITFSVAVLAAVSSCMARKEYHRPDRVVDEKLYRTDMLPTDSTNIANVSWKEIFTDPILQGHINKALENNLDIRIALQSIYSAESYLKQSKAAYQPTISVGPNYTFQTQSINTQFGQIIGERRYINQFDITGSIAWEADIWGKLKAQEKAQLATYLGTVEAHKAVKSDLVASVASSYYQLLTYDAQKKIITETIKLREQNLETTRALKTAGTLTEVAVQQSEALVYNAQSLLIDVDTQIQLLENTMSLLMGEPSGTIARSTLESQNLPIDLKLGYPAQLLANRPDVRRAEYNLMNAFELTNSAKAQFYPTLRLTGSGGVQSVDIDHLFSVNSLFATVVAGLAQPILNRRSIRTNYEISLANQETAYLNFRKAILNAGKEVSDAIRVYSVQDSYIDLKQKELDSYKKSVNYSQELVNYGMANYLEVLNASVNALNAELNIANAEYNKMRAGVELYQALGGGWR from the coding sequence ATGAAAAGTATTTTAAACATCATAAAAGGAATTACATTTTCGGTGGCCGTTCTTGCAGCTGTATCATCCTGTATGGCGAGAAAAGAATATCACAGGCCGGATCGTGTAGTGGACGAAAAGCTATACCGTACCGATATGCTTCCAACAGACAGTACGAACATCGCGAATGTTTCCTGGAAAGAGATTTTTACAGATCCGATACTTCAGGGGCACATCAACAAAGCCCTGGAAAACAATCTGGACATCAGAATTGCATTGCAGAGTATTTATTCAGCAGAGTCATATCTGAAACAGAGCAAAGCAGCTTATCAGCCTACCATATCGGTGGGGCCCAACTATACCTTCCAGACCCAGTCGATCAATACCCAGTTTGGGCAGATTATCGGGGAAAGACGTTACATCAACCAGTTTGATATTACAGGAAGTATTGCATGGGAAGCTGACATCTGGGGAAAGTTGAAGGCTCAGGAAAAAGCACAGCTTGCTACTTATCTGGGGACTGTAGAAGCACATAAGGCTGTAAAAAGCGATCTTGTTGCTTCCGTGGCATCTTCTTATTATCAGCTGCTAACGTACGATGCTCAGAAGAAAATTATTACGGAAACCATAAAATTACGCGAACAGAACCTGGAAACCACCCGGGCCTTGAAAACCGCAGGAACTTTAACAGAGGTGGCTGTTCAGCAAAGTGAAGCGTTGGTGTATAATGCCCAGTCTTTACTGATTGACGTTGATACACAGATCCAGCTGTTGGAAAATACCATGAGCCTGCTCATGGGCGAACCTTCCGGTACCATTGCACGTTCTACATTGGAAAGTCAGAACCTTCCGATTGACCTGAAATTGGGATATCCGGCACAGCTATTGGCCAACAGGCCCGATGTAAGAAGAGCGGAATATAATCTGATGAATGCTTTTGAGCTGACTAATTCAGCGAAAGCACAGTTTTATCCGACTTTACGCCTTACGGGCAGCGGAGGAGTTCAGTCTGTAGACATCGATCATCTTTTCAGTGTGAATTCCCTGTTTGCAACTGTGGTGGCCGGTCTGGCTCAGCCTATTCTGAACAGGAGATCGATCCGGACCAATTATGAGATAAGTCTTGCCAACCAGGAAACGGCTTATCTAAATTTCAGAAAAGCCATCCTGAATGCCGGAAAAGAAGTGTCCGATGCGATCCGCGTTTATTCGGTTCAGGACTCTTACATCGATCTTAAGCAGAAAGAGCTGGATTCATACAAGAAATCCGTGAACTATTCACAGGAATTGGTTAATTACGGGATGGCCAATTACCTGGAAGTATTAAATGCAAGCGTAAACGCATTGAATGCAGAATTAAATATCGCCAATGCAGAATACAACAAAATGAGGGCTGGCGTTGAGCTTTATCAGGCTCTCGGAGGCGGCTGGAGATAA
- a CDS encoding efflux RND transporter permease subunit, with product MIKNFINRPVLSTVISILIVILGVLGLYALPVTQYPDIAPPTVSVRANYTGANAETVMKSVVVPLEEQINGVEGMDYITSTAGNDGSAQIQVFFKQGIDPDIAAVNVQNRVSRASPLLPSEVTRSGVVTQKQQTSALMYLSFYSENKNIDDVYLQNFLNINVIPDLQRINGVGEANVFGGKNYSMRVWLDPAKLAAYGITPTDVTTAINEQSREAAAGSLGQNSGSSFEYIIKYVGKFNEKEQYDNIIIKAMPDGQNLMLKDVAKVELGGLSYSGVGENGDNPSISMGIFQTPGSNAQEIIENIKAQLKAKESTYPAGIKYTFNFDTNEFLDASIEKVIHTLIEAFILVFIVVYIFLQDFRSTLIPAIAVPVSIVGAFFFLNLFGYSLNLLTLFALVLAIGIVVDDAIVVVEAVHAKMEHGIPDAKKATIEAMDEITGAIISITLVMASVFIPVTFITGPTGVFYQQFGVTLIVAIFISAVNALTLSPVLCSLFLKPHDEHHKEYKQLNFIQKFFYKFNIAFKTTTERYGRGFIFLLRHKWVTLIIFAVTGGILYWASATMKKGFVPTEDRGIIFTDVQLPPGASMERTYNVLKTLQKEALKIPGIQNVTISTGRGLLSGNGSNNGLAFIKLKPFDERKGDLSSDNITKQLFGISAKAPDAKVVFFQPPSVPGFGNSAGFEMVLLDKSGGDFAELDAKTNEFIGNLMKRPEIEFAQTSFNTKYPQYQMEINVPLAKQLGVSVNSILETMQGYIGGIYSADFTKYGKQFRVMIQALPENRKDASDLNQLYVKTSSGTMSPISQFVTLTKTYGPQSVGRYNLFSSVKITGANSAGYSTGDAIGAVQQVASQTLDQNYGVEFTGLSREELSSGSQTILIFALSLIFVYFILAAQYESYILPLTVVISLPLGVMGAYFGQKIMGLENNIYFQIALIMLVGLLAKNAILIVEFAVQRRHHGESIVMSAINAAKARLRPILMTSFAFIFGLLPLVLASGIGAVGNRSIATGAAIGLLIGTILGLFVIPVLYVIFEYLQEKVKPIKEKEINLAE from the coding sequence ATGATTAAAAATTTTATAAACAGACCGGTTTTATCAACTGTAATCTCGATACTGATCGTCATCTTGGGAGTGCTGGGACTTTATGCACTTCCGGTAACGCAGTATCCGGATATTGCTCCGCCCACAGTAAGTGTAAGAGCGAATTATACAGGTGCCAATGCCGAAACGGTCATGAAAAGTGTGGTCGTGCCTTTGGAGGAGCAGATCAATGGAGTGGAAGGGATGGACTATATTACCTCAACAGCAGGGAATGACGGTTCAGCACAGATCCAGGTATTTTTTAAACAGGGAATCGATCCGGATATTGCGGCGGTAAACGTGCAGAACCGGGTTTCGAGAGCCAGTCCGCTATTGCCTAGCGAAGTTACCCGTTCCGGGGTGGTTACGCAGAAACAGCAGACCAGTGCCCTGATGTATCTTTCGTTTTATTCCGAAAATAAAAACATCGACGACGTTTATCTTCAGAATTTCCTGAACATCAATGTGATCCCGGATTTACAGAGGATCAACGGGGTGGGGGAAGCCAACGTTTTCGGAGGTAAAAACTACTCGATGAGGGTATGGCTGGACCCGGCAAAGCTAGCAGCTTACGGTATTACGCCTACTGATGTTACGACAGCCATCAATGAACAGAGTAGAGAAGCAGCTGCCGGATCTTTAGGACAGAACAGCGGAAGCTCATTCGAATATATCATTAAATACGTAGGTAAGTTCAACGAGAAAGAGCAGTACGATAATATCATCATTAAGGCCATGCCAGACGGGCAAAACCTGATGCTGAAAGATGTGGCGAAAGTAGAACTTGGCGGTCTTTCCTACAGCGGTGTCGGTGAAAACGGAGATAACCCGTCCATCAGTATGGGGATCTTCCAGACTCCGGGATCCAATGCCCAGGAAATTATCGAGAACATCAAAGCACAGTTGAAAGCTAAAGAAAGCACATACCCGGCAGGAATTAAATATACCTTTAACTTCGATACCAATGAGTTCCTGGATGCATCAATTGAGAAAGTAATCCATACCTTGATTGAAGCATTTATCCTTGTATTTATTGTCGTTTATATATTCTTACAGGATTTCAGATCTACGTTGATCCCTGCGATTGCCGTTCCGGTTTCTATTGTAGGGGCATTCTTCTTCCTGAATTTATTCGGATATTCCTTAAACCTTTTAACCTTATTCGCTTTGGTACTGGCAATCGGTATTGTGGTGGATGATGCGATCGTTGTCGTCGAAGCCGTTCACGCCAAAATGGAACATGGCATTCCCGACGCAAAAAAAGCAACGATTGAAGCAATGGATGAGATTACGGGAGCAATTATCTCCATTACTCTTGTAATGGCTTCGGTATTTATTCCGGTTACTTTTATTACCGGTCCTACCGGGGTTTTCTATCAGCAGTTCGGGGTAACGCTTATCGTAGCGATCTTTATTTCTGCAGTGAATGCCTTAACGCTGAGCCCGGTTTTATGTTCATTATTCCTAAAGCCGCATGATGAGCACCACAAAGAATACAAACAGCTGAATTTCATTCAGAAGTTCTTCTATAAATTTAATATCGCCTTCAAAACGACAACAGAGCGTTACGGAAGAGGCTTTATTTTCCTTTTAAGACATAAATGGGTAACCTTAATTATTTTCGCGGTGACCGGCGGTATTTTATACTGGGCAAGTGCCACCATGAAAAAGGGGTTTGTTCCAACGGAAGACAGGGGGATTATCTTTACCGATGTTCAGCTTCCGCCGGGAGCTTCTATGGAAAGAACGTATAATGTTCTTAAAACCCTGCAGAAAGAAGCCCTTAAAATTCCGGGAATCCAGAATGTAACGATTTCTACCGGACGTGGTTTACTTTCCGGAAACGGAAGCAACAACGGTCTGGCGTTTATCAAGCTGAAACCTTTCGACGAAAGAAAAGGAGATTTGAGTTCAGACAATATTACCAAACAGCTTTTCGGGATTTCCGCGAAGGCACCCGATGCAAAAGTTGTTTTCTTCCAGCCGCCGAGTGTACCCGGATTTGGTAACAGTGCCGGTTTCGAAATGGTGTTGCTGGATAAGTCAGGAGGTGATTTTGCGGAACTGGATGCAAAAACCAACGAATTTATCGGAAACCTGATGAAAAGACCAGAGATCGAGTTTGCCCAGACTTCCTTTAATACGAAATACCCGCAGTACCAGATGGAAATTAACGTTCCTCTTGCGAAGCAGCTGGGCGTTTCCGTAAACAGTATTCTGGAAACAATGCAGGGATATATCGGTGGTATCTATAGTGCCGACTTTACAAAATATGGAAAGCAGTTCCGGGTAATGATCCAGGCACTGCCGGAAAACAGAAAAGATGCGAGTGACCTGAACCAGCTGTATGTAAAAACAAGCTCAGGAACCATGTCTCCGATTTCACAGTTTGTTACTCTAACAAAGACGTACGGACCGCAGTCGGTTGGGCGTTATAACCTGTTCAGCTCGGTTAAAATTACCGGAGCCAACTCGGCAGGATATAGTACGGGGGATGCTATCGGAGCTGTTCAGCAGGTAGCAAGCCAGACGCTTGATCAGAATTACGGGGTAGAATTTACGGGACTTTCAAGAGAGGAATTATCTTCAGGTTCTCAGACGATTCTGATTTTTGCCTTGAGTTTAATCTTTGTTTATTTTATTCTTGCAGCCCAGTATGAAAGTTATATCCTTCCATTAACCGTTGTTATTTCTCTTCCTCTTGGGGTAATGGGAGCTTACTTCGGCCAGAAGATCATGGGACTGGAAAACAACATTTACTTCCAGATCGCCCTTATTATGTTGGTAGGGTTACTGGCGAAAAATGCGATCCTGATTGTTGAATTCGCTGTTCAGAGAAGGCATCACGGGGAATCCATTGTTATGTCTGCCATTAATGCGGCAAAAGCAAGGCTAAGACCGATTCTGATGACCTCATTTGCATTTATCTTCGGTTTATTGCCGTTGGTTCTCGCAAGCGGGATCGGAGCAGTGGGTAACAGATCGATTGCTACCGGAGCAGCAATCGGATTACTGATCGGAACCATTCTGGGACTTTTTGTTATTCCTGTATTGTATGTTATTTTCGAATATTTGCAGGAGAAAGTGAAGCCGATTAAAGAAAAAGAGATCAATTTAGCAGAATAA
- a CDS encoding efflux RND transporter periplasmic adaptor subunit — MNNKLVILSVAALSLVACKKEAPKQDGPKPYPVVNVESKNVVGYQTFPATIQGRVNNDVRAKIQGYITQVLVDEGQYVTKGQPLFRLETNILNETAAASKAGIGAAESNIAAAQAAVAAANVEVNKLKPLVQKNIISNVQLQTAQANLAQAQAQLKQAQAAKSQAVANYKGVEANIEYSVIRAPISGVIGKLPLKVGSLVGPSDQTPLTTISDTSEIYAYFSMNEKEYFNFLEKSPGASMPEKIKNLPMVELELANGSLYPEKGRIEAITGQIDPTTGTIQFRVEFTNAQKLLSNGNSGTIRFPQPYDNVLVVPESATYEQQGIVYVYKVDKGDTARNVVIDVIDRIDNLALIKSGVKKGELVVASGTGTLKSGTAIKPKKVKMDSLVQSVKPKF; from the coding sequence ATGAATAATAAGCTAGTTATACTTTCTGTTGCAGCACTCTCTTTAGTGGCCTGTAAAAAAGAAGCTCCCAAGCAGGACGGCCCAAAGCCGTATCCCGTGGTAAATGTGGAGTCTAAAAATGTAGTCGGCTATCAGACGTTTCCTGCAACCATCCAGGGAAGGGTAAACAACGATGTACGGGCTAAAATACAGGGATACATCACCCAGGTTCTTGTAGACGAAGGGCAGTACGTAACCAAAGGGCAGCCGCTTTTCCGTCTGGAAACCAATATCCTTAACGAAACCGCAGCTGCTTCCAAAGCAGGGATCGGTGCAGCAGAATCCAATATTGCAGCGGCCCAGGCAGCGGTAGCAGCAGCAAATGTTGAAGTCAATAAACTGAAACCGTTGGTTCAGAAAAATATTATCAGCAATGTACAGTTGCAGACCGCACAGGCTAACTTGGCTCAGGCTCAGGCTCAGCTGAAGCAGGCCCAGGCCGCGAAAAGTCAGGCAGTTGCCAATTATAAAGGAGTTGAGGCCAATATTGAATATTCCGTGATCCGTGCGCCGATTTCCGGGGTAATTGGAAAGCTTCCTTTAAAAGTGGGAAGCCTTGTAGGGCCAAGTGACCAGACGCCGCTGACGACGATTTCCGATACTTCCGAGATCTATGCTTATTTTTCAATGAATGAAAAGGAATATTTCAATTTCCTTGAAAAGTCTCCGGGCGCATCGATGCCTGAAAAAATTAAAAATCTTCCAATGGTGGAACTGGAGCTGGCAAACGGCAGCCTTTATCCTGAAAAAGGAAGAATTGAAGCGATTACGGGACAGATTGATCCTACAACGGGAACCATCCAGTTCAGGGTTGAATTTACCAATGCCCAGAAACTGCTGAGCAACGGGAACAGCGGTACCATCCGTTTCCCTCAGCCTTATGATAATGTCTTGGTAGTGCCTGAAAGTGCTACATACGAGCAGCAGGGGATCGTCTATGTTTATAAAGTAGACAAAGGCGATACCGCCAGAAATGTGGTGATTGATGTTATCGACAGGATAGACAACTTGGCTTTGATAAAATCAGGAGTTAAAAAAGGCGAGCTGGTAGTGGCTTCCGGCACGGGAACGTTAAAATCAGGAACTGCCATTAAGCCTAAAAAAGTAAAAATGGACAGTCTTGTACAATCTGTAAAACCGAAATTCTAA
- a CDS encoding transcriptional regulator — MHKSIEIDERIFQDAVKFYGSIFNLPPLASKIYAYLLFDYDKVGITFDEFVDVFSASKSSVSTSISLLLNLELIVDHNKMDERKRYFFINDGYKKIRFEKIVQKMKDELKLLDDLDNFKKNHDDYNEKIEAYKALLNKNIKNIQESLNKL; from the coding sequence ATGCATAAGAGTATAGAAATTGATGAAAGAATTTTCCAGGATGCCGTGAAGTTTTACGGTTCCATTTTCAACCTACCGCCTTTAGCTTCAAAGATTTATGCCTATCTTCTTTTCGATTATGATAAGGTGGGCATTACTTTTGATGAATTTGTGGATGTATTTTCTGCAAGCAAAAGTTCGGTTTCTACCAGTATTTCTTTATTGCTGAATTTGGAACTCATTGTGGATCACAACAAAATGGATGAGCGGAAACGGTATTTTTTCATCAATGACGGTTATAAGAAGATAAGATTTGAAAAAATAGTTCAAAAAATGAAAGACGAATTAAAACTACTGGATGACTTAGACAATTTTAAGAAAAATCATGATGATTACAATGAGAAGATCGAAGCTTATAAAGCGTTACTCAATAAAAATATAAAAAATATTCAGGAATCACTTAATAAACTATAA
- a CDS encoding GNAT family N-acetyltransferase, whose protein sequence is MNAEIKLRKAEINDRDTIWNILQQAIERRRKDGSTQWQQGYPNLNTVESDIAKGFGYVMTVDNEIAVYTALILNDEPAYSTIDGAWLSNGEFVVVHRVAVDEKFAGKGLVKILFDHIEEFTRSHGIQSVKVDTNFDNTAMLRILESKGYTYCGEVFLAGGMRKAFEKIII, encoded by the coding sequence ATGAATGCAGAGATTAAACTGAGAAAGGCAGAAATTAATGACAGAGACACGATCTGGAACATCCTACAACAGGCTATCGAAAGAAGAAGAAAAGACGGAAGCACCCAGTGGCAGCAGGGATATCCCAACCTTAATACGGTAGAAAGCGATATTGCAAAGGGTTTTGGATACGTCATGACCGTAGATAATGAGATTGCTGTTTATACCGCTTTAATCTTAAATGACGAACCCGCTTACAGTACCATTGACGGTGCATGGCTGAGCAACGGAGAATTTGTTGTTGTACATCGGGTAGCCGTAGATGAAAAATTTGCAGGAAAGGGCCTGGTGAAAATACTTTTCGATCATATTGAGGAATTTACCCGTTCACACGGCATCCAGAGTGTAAAAGTAGATACGAATTTCGATAATACTGCGATGCTCAGGATATTGGAAAGCAAAGGCTATACGTACTGTGGAGAGGTTTTCCTGGCCGGAGGGATGCGCAAAGCTTTTGAAAAGATTATTATTTAA
- a CDS encoding DUF2007 domain-containing protein, which yields MERSTRVSVFESDKPAEIQLIKSKLDDAQIRNSVENNYLTFTTTPTATSLKVMVKLEDEKKAFEVIDAYLQQNQNQ from the coding sequence ATGGAAAGAAGTACAAGAGTATCAGTTTTTGAAAGTGACAAACCTGCAGAAATCCAACTGATAAAGTCTAAACTGGACGATGCACAAATCAGAAATTCAGTAGAAAACAACTACCTTACTTTTACAACTACGCCCACGGCTACATCGCTGAAAGTAATGGTGAAACTGGAAGATGAGAAAAAAGCCTTCGAGGTAATAGACGCTTATCTTCAGCAGAATCAAAATCAATAA